A portion of the Homo sapiens chromosome 16, GRCh38.p14 Primary Assembly genome contains these proteins:
- the ADGRG3 gene encoding adhesion G protein-coupled receptor G3 isoform X8 — MATPRGLGALLLLLLLPTSGQEKPTEGPRNTCLGSNNMYDIFNLNDKALCFTKCRQSGSDSCNVENLQRYWLNYEAHLMKEGLTQKVNTPFLKALVQNLSTNTAEDFYFSLEPSQVPRQVMKDEDKPPDRVRLPKSLFRSLPGNRSVVRLAVTILDIGPGTLFKGPRLGLGDGSGVLNNRLVGLSVGQMHVTKLAEPLEIVFSHQRPPPNMTLTCVFWDVTKGTTGDWSSEGCSTEVRPEGTVCCCDHLTFFALLLAFPGEVQVRRCPKDPRGPGWQPVPPESGLLGQCGEWLKGV; from the exons ATGGCGACGCCCAGGGGCCTGGGGGccctgctcctgctcctcctgctcccgacctcag GTCAGGAAAAGCCCACCGAAGGGCCAAGAAACACCTGCCTGGGGAGCAACAACATGTACGACATCTTCAACTTGAATGACAAGGCTTTGTGCTTCACCAAGTGCAGGCAGTCGGGCAGCGACTCCTGCAATGTGGAAAACTTGCAGAG ATACTGGCTAAACTACGAGGCCCATCTGATGAAGGAAGGTTTGACGCAGAAGGTGAACACGCCTTTCCTGAAGGCTTTGGTCCAGAACCTCAGCACCAACACTGCAGAAGACTTCTATTTCTCTCTGGAGCCCTCTCAG GTTCCGAGGCAGGTGATGAAGGACGAGGACAAGCCCCCTGACAGAGTGCGACTTCCCAAGAGCCTTTTTCGATCCCTGCCAGGCAACAGGTCTGTGGTCCGCTTGGCCgtcaccattctggacattggtccAGGGACTCTCTTCAAG GGCCCCCGGCTCGGCCTGGGAGATGGCAGCGGCGTGTTGAACAATCGCCTGGTGGGTTTGAGTGTGGGACAAATGCATGTCACCAAGCTGGCTGAGCCTCTGGAGATCGTCTTCTCTCACCAGCGACCGCCCCCT AACATGACCCTCACCTGTGTATTCTGGGATGTGACTAAAG GGACCACTGGAGACTGGTCTTCTGAGGGCTGCTCCACGGAGGTCAGACCTGAGGGGACCGTGTGCTGCTGTGACCACCTGACCTTTTTCGCCCTGCTCCTG GCTTTCCCGGGAGAGGTTCAAGTCAGAAGATGCCCCAAAGATCCACGTGGCCCTGGGTGGCAGCCTGTTCCTCCTGAATCTGGCCTTCTTGGTCAATGTGGGGAGTGGCTCAAAGGGGTCTGA
- the ADGRG3 gene encoding adhesion G protein-coupled receptor G3 isoform X6 — MATPRGLGALLLLLLLPTSGQEKPTEGPRNTCLGSNNMYDIFNLNDKALCFTKCRQSGSDSCNVENLQRYWLNYEAHLMKEGLTQKVNTPFLKALVQNLSTNTAEDFYFSLEPSQVPRQVMKDEDKPPDRVRLPKSLFRSLPGNRSVVRLAVTILDIGPGTLFKGPRLGLGDGSGVLNNRLVGLSVGQMHVTKLAEPLEIVFSHQRPPPNMTLTCVFWDVTKGTTGDWSSEGCSTEVRPEGTVCCCDHLTFFALLLRPTLDQSTVHILTRISQAGCGVSMIFLAFTIILYAFLRCLHLLLVHHPLPPKSEHHSLLLYCKIGPGPLRISRIGRHGPAIWTQLWLSV, encoded by the exons ATGGCGACGCCCAGGGGCCTGGGGGccctgctcctgctcctcctgctcccgacctcag GTCAGGAAAAGCCCACCGAAGGGCCAAGAAACACCTGCCTGGGGAGCAACAACATGTACGACATCTTCAACTTGAATGACAAGGCTTTGTGCTTCACCAAGTGCAGGCAGTCGGGCAGCGACTCCTGCAATGTGGAAAACTTGCAGAG ATACTGGCTAAACTACGAGGCCCATCTGATGAAGGAAGGTTTGACGCAGAAGGTGAACACGCCTTTCCTGAAGGCTTTGGTCCAGAACCTCAGCACCAACACTGCAGAAGACTTCTATTTCTCTCTGGAGCCCTCTCAG GTTCCGAGGCAGGTGATGAAGGACGAGGACAAGCCCCCTGACAGAGTGCGACTTCCCAAGAGCCTTTTTCGATCCCTGCCAGGCAACAGGTCTGTGGTCCGCTTGGCCgtcaccattctggacattggtccAGGGACTCTCTTCAAG GGCCCCCGGCTCGGCCTGGGAGATGGCAGCGGCGTGTTGAACAATCGCCTGGTGGGTTTGAGTGTGGGACAAATGCATGTCACCAAGCTGGCTGAGCCTCTGGAGATCGTCTTCTCTCACCAGCGACCGCCCCCT AACATGACCCTCACCTGTGTATTCTGGGATGTGACTAAAG GGACCACTGGAGACTGGTCTTCTGAGGGCTGCTCCACGGAGGTCAGACCTGAGGGGACCGTGTGCTGCTGTGACCACCTGACCTTTTTCGCCCTGCTCCTG AGACCCACCTTGGACCAGTCCACGGTGCATATCCTCACACGCATCTCCCAGGCGGGCTGTGGGGTCTCCATGATCTTCCTGGCCTTCACCATTATTCTTTATGCCTTTCTGAG GTGTCTTCATCTGCTGCTGGTTCACCATCCTTTACCTCCCAAGTCAGAGCACCACAGTCTCCTCCTCTACTGCAAGATTGGACCAGGCCCACTCCGCATCTCAAGAATAGGAAGGCACGGCCCTGCAATATGGACTCAGCTCTGGctctctgtgtga
- the ADGRG3 gene encoding adhesion G protein-coupled receptor G3 isoform X5: MATPRGLGALLLLLLLPTSGQEKPTEGPRNTCLGSNNMYDIFNLNDKALCFTKCRQSGSDSCNVENLQRYWLNYEAHLMKEGLTQKVNTPFLKALVQNLSTNTAEDFYFSLEPSQVPRQVMKDEDKPPDRVRLPKSLFRSLPGNRSVVRLAVTILDIGPGTLFKGPRLGLGDGSGVLNNRLVGLSVGQMHVTKLAEPLEIVFSHQRPPPNMTLTCVFWDVTKGTTGDWSSEGCSTEVRPEGTVCCCDHLTFFALLLVSSSAAGSPSFTSQVRAPQSPPLLQDWTRPTPHLKNRKARPCNMDSALALCVTLGSSVPLSVLPQFPSLYNVAGEGEDGTRLDHVASEVPSRSNYRSKSPRKQVCKALKFL; encoded by the exons ATGGCGACGCCCAGGGGCCTGGGGGccctgctcctgctcctcctgctcccgacctcag GTCAGGAAAAGCCCACCGAAGGGCCAAGAAACACCTGCCTGGGGAGCAACAACATGTACGACATCTTCAACTTGAATGACAAGGCTTTGTGCTTCACCAAGTGCAGGCAGTCGGGCAGCGACTCCTGCAATGTGGAAAACTTGCAGAG ATACTGGCTAAACTACGAGGCCCATCTGATGAAGGAAGGTTTGACGCAGAAGGTGAACACGCCTTTCCTGAAGGCTTTGGTCCAGAACCTCAGCACCAACACTGCAGAAGACTTCTATTTCTCTCTGGAGCCCTCTCAG GTTCCGAGGCAGGTGATGAAGGACGAGGACAAGCCCCCTGACAGAGTGCGACTTCCCAAGAGCCTTTTTCGATCCCTGCCAGGCAACAGGTCTGTGGTCCGCTTGGCCgtcaccattctggacattggtccAGGGACTCTCTTCAAG GGCCCCCGGCTCGGCCTGGGAGATGGCAGCGGCGTGTTGAACAATCGCCTGGTGGGTTTGAGTGTGGGACAAATGCATGTCACCAAGCTGGCTGAGCCTCTGGAGATCGTCTTCTCTCACCAGCGACCGCCCCCT AACATGACCCTCACCTGTGTATTCTGGGATGTGACTAAAG GGACCACTGGAGACTGGTCTTCTGAGGGCTGCTCCACGGAGGTCAGACCTGAGGGGACCGTGTGCTGCTGTGACCACCTGACCTTTTTCGCCCTGCTCCTG GTGTCTTCATCTGCTGCTGGTTCACCATCCTTTACCTCCCAAGTCAGAGCACCACAGTCTCCTCCTCTACTGCAAGATTGGACCAGGCCCACTCCGCATCTCAAGAATAGGAAGGCACGGCCCTGCAATATGGACTCAGCTCTGGctctctgtgtgaccttgggcagctccGTGCCTCTCTCTGTActccctcagtttccttctctgtacaatgtggctggggagggagaggatgggaCCAGGTTGGACCACGTGGCATCAGAGGTCCCATCCAGATCCAACTATAGGTCCAAGAGTCCACGTAAGCAGGTTTGCAAGGCTCTAAAGTTCCTATAG
- the ADGRG3 gene encoding adhesion G protein-coupled receptor G3 isoform X4: MATPRGLGALLLLLLLPTSGQEKPTEGPRNTCLGSNNMYDIFNLNDKALCFTKCRQSGSDSCNVENLQRYWLNYEAHLMKEGLTQKVNTPFLKALVQNLSTNTAEDFYFSLEPSQVPRQVMKDEDKPPDRVRLPKSLFRSLPGNRSVVRLAVTILDIGPGTLFKGPRLGLGDGSGVLNNRLVGLSVGQMHVTKLAEPLEIVFSHQRPPPNMTLTCVFWDVTKGTTGDWSSEGCSTEVRPEGTVCCCDHLTFFALLLRPTLDQSTVHILTRISQAGCGVSMIFLAFTIILYAFLRCWFREGTTMYALYITVHGYFLITFLFGMVVLALVVWKIFTLSRATAVKERGKNRKKVLTLLGLSSLVGVTWGLAIFTPLGLSTVYIFALFNSLQGVFICCWFTILYLPSQSTTVSSSTARLDQAHSASQE, translated from the exons ATGGCGACGCCCAGGGGCCTGGGGGccctgctcctgctcctcctgctcccgacctcag GTCAGGAAAAGCCCACCGAAGGGCCAAGAAACACCTGCCTGGGGAGCAACAACATGTACGACATCTTCAACTTGAATGACAAGGCTTTGTGCTTCACCAAGTGCAGGCAGTCGGGCAGCGACTCCTGCAATGTGGAAAACTTGCAGAG ATACTGGCTAAACTACGAGGCCCATCTGATGAAGGAAGGTTTGACGCAGAAGGTGAACACGCCTTTCCTGAAGGCTTTGGTCCAGAACCTCAGCACCAACACTGCAGAAGACTTCTATTTCTCTCTGGAGCCCTCTCAG GTTCCGAGGCAGGTGATGAAGGACGAGGACAAGCCCCCTGACAGAGTGCGACTTCCCAAGAGCCTTTTTCGATCCCTGCCAGGCAACAGGTCTGTGGTCCGCTTGGCCgtcaccattctggacattggtccAGGGACTCTCTTCAAG GGCCCCCGGCTCGGCCTGGGAGATGGCAGCGGCGTGTTGAACAATCGCCTGGTGGGTTTGAGTGTGGGACAAATGCATGTCACCAAGCTGGCTGAGCCTCTGGAGATCGTCTTCTCTCACCAGCGACCGCCCCCT AACATGACCCTCACCTGTGTATTCTGGGATGTGACTAAAG GGACCACTGGAGACTGGTCTTCTGAGGGCTGCTCCACGGAGGTCAGACCTGAGGGGACCGTGTGCTGCTGTGACCACCTGACCTTTTTCGCCCTGCTCCTG AGACCCACCTTGGACCAGTCCACGGTGCATATCCTCACACGCATCTCCCAGGCGGGCTGTGGGGTCTCCATGATCTTCCTGGCCTTCACCATTATTCTTTATGCCTTTCTGAG ATGCTGGTTCCGTGAAGGGACAACCATGTACGCCCTCTATATCACCGTCCACGGCTACTTCCTCATCACCTTCCTCTTTGGCATGGTGGTCCTGGCCCTGGTGGTCTGGAAGATCTTCACCCTGTCCCGTGCTACAGCGGTCAAGGAGCGGGGGAAGAACCGGAAGAAGGTGCTCACCCTGCTGGGCCTCTCGAGCCTGGTGGGTGTGACATGGGGGTTGGCCATCTTCACCCCGTTGGGCCTCTCCACCGTCTACATCTTTGCACTTTTCAACTCCTTGCAAG GTGTCTTCATCTGCTGCTGGTTCACCATCCTTTACCTCCCAAGTCAGAGCACCACAGTCTCCTCCTCTACTGCAAGATTGGACCAGGCCCACTCCGCATCTCAAGAATAG
- the ADGRG3 gene encoding adhesion G protein-coupled receptor G3 isoform X7 — MATPRGLGALLLLLLLPTSGQEKPTEGPRNTCLGSNNMYDIFNLNDKALCFTKCRQSGSDSCNVENLQRYWLNYEAHLMKEGLTQKVNTPFLKALVQNLSTNTAEDFYFSLEPSQVPRQVMKDEDKPPDRVRLPKSLFRSLPGNRSVVRLAVTILDIGPGTLFKGPRLGLGDGSGVLNNRLVGLSVGQMHVTKLAEPLEIVFSHQRPPPNMTLTCVFWDVTKGTTGDWSSEGCSTEVRPEGTVCCCDHLTFFALLLRPTLDQSTVHILTRISQAGCGVSMIFLAFTIILYAFLRPARPDGHRHWECQQLRPLHHP; from the exons ATGGCGACGCCCAGGGGCCTGGGGGccctgctcctgctcctcctgctcccgacctcag GTCAGGAAAAGCCCACCGAAGGGCCAAGAAACACCTGCCTGGGGAGCAACAACATGTACGACATCTTCAACTTGAATGACAAGGCTTTGTGCTTCACCAAGTGCAGGCAGTCGGGCAGCGACTCCTGCAATGTGGAAAACTTGCAGAG ATACTGGCTAAACTACGAGGCCCATCTGATGAAGGAAGGTTTGACGCAGAAGGTGAACACGCCTTTCCTGAAGGCTTTGGTCCAGAACCTCAGCACCAACACTGCAGAAGACTTCTATTTCTCTCTGGAGCCCTCTCAG GTTCCGAGGCAGGTGATGAAGGACGAGGACAAGCCCCCTGACAGAGTGCGACTTCCCAAGAGCCTTTTTCGATCCCTGCCAGGCAACAGGTCTGTGGTCCGCTTGGCCgtcaccattctggacattggtccAGGGACTCTCTTCAAG GGCCCCCGGCTCGGCCTGGGAGATGGCAGCGGCGTGTTGAACAATCGCCTGGTGGGTTTGAGTGTGGGACAAATGCATGTCACCAAGCTGGCTGAGCCTCTGGAGATCGTCTTCTCTCACCAGCGACCGCCCCCT AACATGACCCTCACCTGTGTATTCTGGGATGTGACTAAAG GGACCACTGGAGACTGGTCTTCTGAGGGCTGCTCCACGGAGGTCAGACCTGAGGGGACCGTGTGCTGCTGTGACCACCTGACCTTTTTCGCCCTGCTCCTG AGACCCACCTTGGACCAGTCCACGGTGCATATCCTCACACGCATCTCCCAGGCGGGCTGTGGGGTCTCCATGATCTTCCTGGCCTTCACCATTATTCTTTATGCCTTTCTGAG GCCTGCCCGCCCTGATGGTCATCGGCACTGGGAGTGCCAACAGCTACGGCCTCTACACCATCCGTGA
- the ADGRG3 gene encoding adhesion G protein-coupled receptor G3 isoform X1: MATPRGLGALLLLLLLPTSGQEKPTEGPRNTCLGSNNMYDIFNLNDKALCFTKCRQSGSDSCNVENLQRYWLNYEAHLMKEGLTQKVNTPFLKALVQNLSTNTAEDFYFSLEPSQVPRQVMKDEDKPPDRVRLPKSLFRSLPGNRSVVRLAVTILDIGPGTLFKGPRLGLGDGSGVLNNRLVGLSVGQMHVTKLAEPLEIVFSHQRPPPNMTLTCVFWDVTKGTTGDWSSEGCSTEVRPEGTVCCCDHLTFFALLLRPTLDQSTVHILTRISQAGCGVSMIFLAFTIILYAFLSPGLGHGPHPQQAECDLPAGRIAGPCERGLERQEKLPPAPQGGAWHLRLSRERFKSEDAPKIHVALGGSLFLLNLAFLVNVGSGSKGSDAACWARGAVFHYFLLCAFTWMGLEAFHLYLLAVRVFNTYFGHYFLKLSLVGWGLPALMVIGTGSANSYGLYTIRDRENRTSLELCWFREGTTMYALYITVHGYFLITFLFGMVVLALVVWKIFTLSRATAVKERGKNRKKVLTLLGLSSLVGVTWGLAIFTPLGLSTVYIFALFNSLQGVFICCWFTILYLPSQSTTVSSSTARLDQAHSASQE; this comes from the exons ATGGCGACGCCCAGGGGCCTGGGGGccctgctcctgctcctcctgctcccgacctcag GTCAGGAAAAGCCCACCGAAGGGCCAAGAAACACCTGCCTGGGGAGCAACAACATGTACGACATCTTCAACTTGAATGACAAGGCTTTGTGCTTCACCAAGTGCAGGCAGTCGGGCAGCGACTCCTGCAATGTGGAAAACTTGCAGAG ATACTGGCTAAACTACGAGGCCCATCTGATGAAGGAAGGTTTGACGCAGAAGGTGAACACGCCTTTCCTGAAGGCTTTGGTCCAGAACCTCAGCACCAACACTGCAGAAGACTTCTATTTCTCTCTGGAGCCCTCTCAG GTTCCGAGGCAGGTGATGAAGGACGAGGACAAGCCCCCTGACAGAGTGCGACTTCCCAAGAGCCTTTTTCGATCCCTGCCAGGCAACAGGTCTGTGGTCCGCTTGGCCgtcaccattctggacattggtccAGGGACTCTCTTCAAG GGCCCCCGGCTCGGCCTGGGAGATGGCAGCGGCGTGTTGAACAATCGCCTGGTGGGTTTGAGTGTGGGACAAATGCATGTCACCAAGCTGGCTGAGCCTCTGGAGATCGTCTTCTCTCACCAGCGACCGCCCCCT AACATGACCCTCACCTGTGTATTCTGGGATGTGACTAAAG GGACCACTGGAGACTGGTCTTCTGAGGGCTGCTCCACGGAGGTCAGACCTGAGGGGACCGTGTGCTGCTGTGACCACCTGACCTTTTTCGCCCTGCTCCTG AGACCCACCTTGGACCAGTCCACGGTGCATATCCTCACACGCATCTCCCAGGCGGGCTGTGGGGTCTCCATGATCTTCCTGGCCTTCACCATTATTCTTTATGCCTTTCTGAG CCCTGGCCTAGGACATGGTCCCCATCCCCAACAAGCCGAGTGTGACTTGCCAGCTGGCCGCATTGCTGGACCCTGTGAGCGGGGCTTGGAGCGCCAGGAGAAATTACCACCAGCTCCCCAGGGTGGGGCCTGGCATCTCAG GCTTTCCCGGGAGAGGTTCAAGTCAGAAGATGCCCCAAAGATCCACGTGGCCCTGGGTGGCAGCCTGTTCCTCCTGAATCTGGCCTTCTTGGTCAATGTGGGGAGTGGCTCAAAGGGGTCTGATGCTGCCTGCTGGGCCCGGGGGGCTGTCTTCCACTACTTCCTGCTCTGTGCCTTCACCTGGATGGGCCTTGAAGCCTTCCACCTCTACCTGCTCGCTGTCAGGGTCTTCAACACCTACTTCGGGCACTACTTCCTGAAGCTGAGCCTGGTGGGCTGGG GCCTGCCCGCCCTGATGGTCATCGGCACTGGGAGTGCCAACAGCTACGGCCTCTACACCATCCGTGATAGGGAGAACCGCACCTCTCTGGAGCT ATGCTGGTTCCGTGAAGGGACAACCATGTACGCCCTCTATATCACCGTCCACGGCTACTTCCTCATCACCTTCCTCTTTGGCATGGTGGTCCTGGCCCTGGTGGTCTGGAAGATCTTCACCCTGTCCCGTGCTACAGCGGTCAAGGAGCGGGGGAAGAACCGGAAGAAGGTGCTCACCCTGCTGGGCCTCTCGAGCCTGGTGGGTGTGACATGGGGGTTGGCCATCTTCACCCCGTTGGGCCTCTCCACCGTCTACATCTTTGCACTTTTCAACTCCTTGCAAG GTGTCTTCATCTGCTGCTGGTTCACCATCCTTTACCTCCCAAGTCAGAGCACCACAGTCTCCTCCTCTACTGCAAGATTGGACCAGGCCCACTCCGCATCTCAAGAATAG
- the ADGRG3 gene encoding adhesion G protein-coupled receptor G3 isoform 1 precursor (isoform 1 precursor is encoded by transcript variant 1) gives MATPRGLGALLLLLLLPTSGQEKPTEGPRNTCLGSNNMYDIFNLNDKALCFTKCRQSGSDSCNVENLQRYWLNYEAHLMKEGLTQKVNTPFLKALVQNLSTNTAEDFYFSLEPSQVPRQVMKDEDKPPDRVRLPKSLFRSLPGNRSVVRLAVTILDIGPGTLFKGPRLGLGDGSGVLNNRLVGLSVGQMHVTKLAEPLEIVFSHQRPPPNMTLTCVFWDVTKGTTGDWSSEGCSTEVRPEGTVCCCDHLTFFALLLRPTLDQSTVHILTRISQAGCGVSMIFLAFTIILYAFLRLSRERFKSEDAPKIHVALGGSLFLLNLAFLVNVGSGSKGSDAACWARGAVFHYFLLCAFTWMGLEAFHLYLLAVRVFNTYFGHYFLKLSLVGWGLPALMVIGTGSANSYGLYTIRDRENRTSLELCWFREGTTMYALYITVHGYFLITFLFGMVVLALVVWKIFTLSRATAVKERGKNRKKVLTLLGLSSLVGVTWGLAIFTPLGLSTVYIFALFNSLQGVFICCWFTILYLPSQSTTVSSSTARLDQAHSASQE, from the exons ATGGCGACGCCCAGGGGCCTGGGGGccctgctcctgctcctcctgctcccgacctcag GTCAGGAAAAGCCCACCGAAGGGCCAAGAAACACCTGCCTGGGGAGCAACAACATGTACGACATCTTCAACTTGAATGACAAGGCTTTGTGCTTCACCAAGTGCAGGCAGTCGGGCAGCGACTCCTGCAATGTGGAAAACTTGCAGAG ATACTGGCTAAACTACGAGGCCCATCTGATGAAGGAAGGTTTGACGCAGAAGGTGAACACGCCTTTCCTGAAGGCTTTGGTCCAGAACCTCAGCACCAACACTGCAGAAGACTTCTATTTCTCTCTGGAGCCCTCTCAG GTTCCGAGGCAGGTGATGAAGGACGAGGACAAGCCCCCTGACAGAGTGCGACTTCCCAAGAGCCTTTTTCGATCCCTGCCAGGCAACAGGTCTGTGGTCCGCTTGGCCgtcaccattctggacattggtccAGGGACTCTCTTCAAG GGCCCCCGGCTCGGCCTGGGAGATGGCAGCGGCGTGTTGAACAATCGCCTGGTGGGTTTGAGTGTGGGACAAATGCATGTCACCAAGCTGGCTGAGCCTCTGGAGATCGTCTTCTCTCACCAGCGACCGCCCCCT AACATGACCCTCACCTGTGTATTCTGGGATGTGACTAAAG GGACCACTGGAGACTGGTCTTCTGAGGGCTGCTCCACGGAGGTCAGACCTGAGGGGACCGTGTGCTGCTGTGACCACCTGACCTTTTTCGCCCTGCTCCTG AGACCCACCTTGGACCAGTCCACGGTGCATATCCTCACACGCATCTCCCAGGCGGGCTGTGGGGTCTCCATGATCTTCCTGGCCTTCACCATTATTCTTTATGCCTTTCTGAG GCTTTCCCGGGAGAGGTTCAAGTCAGAAGATGCCCCAAAGATCCACGTGGCCCTGGGTGGCAGCCTGTTCCTCCTGAATCTGGCCTTCTTGGTCAATGTGGGGAGTGGCTCAAAGGGGTCTGATGCTGCCTGCTGGGCCCGGGGGGCTGTCTTCCACTACTTCCTGCTCTGTGCCTTCACCTGGATGGGCCTTGAAGCCTTCCACCTCTACCTGCTCGCTGTCAGGGTCTTCAACACCTACTTCGGGCACTACTTCCTGAAGCTGAGCCTGGTGGGCTGGG GCCTGCCCGCCCTGATGGTCATCGGCACTGGGAGTGCCAACAGCTACGGCCTCTACACCATCCGTGATAGGGAGAACCGCACCTCTCTGGAGCT ATGCTGGTTCCGTGAAGGGACAACCATGTACGCCCTCTATATCACCGTCCACGGCTACTTCCTCATCACCTTCCTCTTTGGCATGGTGGTCCTGGCCCTGGTGGTCTGGAAGATCTTCACCCTGTCCCGTGCTACAGCGGTCAAGGAGCGGGGGAAGAACCGGAAGAAGGTGCTCACCCTGCTGGGCCTCTCGAGCCTGGTGGGTGTGACATGGGGGTTGGCCATCTTCACCCCGTTGGGCCTCTCCACCGTCTACATCTTTGCACTTTTCAACTCCTTGCAAG GTGTCTTCATCTGCTGCTGGTTCACCATCCTTTACCTCCCAAGTCAGAGCACCACAGTCTCCTCCTCTACTGCAAGATTGGACCAGGCCCACTCCGCATCTCAAGAATAG
- the ADGRG3 gene encoding adhesion G protein-coupled receptor G3 isoform X2: MYDIFNLNDKALCFTKCRQSGSDSCNVENLQRYWLNYEAHLMKEGLTQKVNTPFLKALVQNLSTNTAEDFYFSLEPSQVPRQVMKDEDKPPDRVRLPKSLFRSLPGNRSVVRLAVTILDIGPGTLFKGPRLGLGDGSGVLNNRLVGLSVGQMHVTKLAEPLEIVFSHQRPPPNMTLTCVFWDVTKGTTGDWSSEGCSTEVRPEGTVCCCDHLTFFALLLRPTLDQSTVHILTRISQAGCGVSMIFLAFTIILYAFLSPGLGHGPHPQQAECDLPAGRIAGPCERGLERQEKLPPAPQGGAWHLRLSRERFKSEDAPKIHVALGGSLFLLNLAFLVNVGSGSKGSDAACWARGAVFHYFLLCAFTWMGLEAFHLYLLAVRVFNTYFGHYFLKLSLVGWGLPALMVIGTGSANSYGLYTIRDRENRTSLELCWFREGTTMYALYITVHGYFLITFLFGMVVLALVVWKIFTLSRATAVKERGKNRKKVLTLLGLSSLVGVTWGLAIFTPLGLSTVYIFALFNSLQGVFICCWFTILYLPSQSTTVSSSTARLDQAHSASQE; this comes from the exons ATGTACGACATCTTCAACTTGAATGACAAGGCTTTGTGCTTCACCAAGTGCAGGCAGTCGGGCAGCGACTCCTGCAATGTGGAAAACTTGCAGAG ATACTGGCTAAACTACGAGGCCCATCTGATGAAGGAAGGTTTGACGCAGAAGGTGAACACGCCTTTCCTGAAGGCTTTGGTCCAGAACCTCAGCACCAACACTGCAGAAGACTTCTATTTCTCTCTGGAGCCCTCTCAG GTTCCGAGGCAGGTGATGAAGGACGAGGACAAGCCCCCTGACAGAGTGCGACTTCCCAAGAGCCTTTTTCGATCCCTGCCAGGCAACAGGTCTGTGGTCCGCTTGGCCgtcaccattctggacattggtccAGGGACTCTCTTCAAG GGCCCCCGGCTCGGCCTGGGAGATGGCAGCGGCGTGTTGAACAATCGCCTGGTGGGTTTGAGTGTGGGACAAATGCATGTCACCAAGCTGGCTGAGCCTCTGGAGATCGTCTTCTCTCACCAGCGACCGCCCCCT AACATGACCCTCACCTGTGTATTCTGGGATGTGACTAAAG GGACCACTGGAGACTGGTCTTCTGAGGGCTGCTCCACGGAGGTCAGACCTGAGGGGACCGTGTGCTGCTGTGACCACCTGACCTTTTTCGCCCTGCTCCTG AGACCCACCTTGGACCAGTCCACGGTGCATATCCTCACACGCATCTCCCAGGCGGGCTGTGGGGTCTCCATGATCTTCCTGGCCTTCACCATTATTCTTTATGCCTTTCTGAG CCCTGGCCTAGGACATGGTCCCCATCCCCAACAAGCCGAGTGTGACTTGCCAGCTGGCCGCATTGCTGGACCCTGTGAGCGGGGCTTGGAGCGCCAGGAGAAATTACCACCAGCTCCCCAGGGTGGGGCCTGGCATCTCAG GCTTTCCCGGGAGAGGTTCAAGTCAGAAGATGCCCCAAAGATCCACGTGGCCCTGGGTGGCAGCCTGTTCCTCCTGAATCTGGCCTTCTTGGTCAATGTGGGGAGTGGCTCAAAGGGGTCTGATGCTGCCTGCTGGGCCCGGGGGGCTGTCTTCCACTACTTCCTGCTCTGTGCCTTCACCTGGATGGGCCTTGAAGCCTTCCACCTCTACCTGCTCGCTGTCAGGGTCTTCAACACCTACTTCGGGCACTACTTCCTGAAGCTGAGCCTGGTGGGCTGGG GCCTGCCCGCCCTGATGGTCATCGGCACTGGGAGTGCCAACAGCTACGGCCTCTACACCATCCGTGATAGGGAGAACCGCACCTCTCTGGAGCT ATGCTGGTTCCGTGAAGGGACAACCATGTACGCCCTCTATATCACCGTCCACGGCTACTTCCTCATCACCTTCCTCTTTGGCATGGTGGTCCTGGCCCTGGTGGTCTGGAAGATCTTCACCCTGTCCCGTGCTACAGCGGTCAAGGAGCGGGGGAAGAACCGGAAGAAGGTGCTCACCCTGCTGGGCCTCTCGAGCCTGGTGGGTGTGACATGGGGGTTGGCCATCTTCACCCCGTTGGGCCTCTCCACCGTCTACATCTTTGCACTTTTCAACTCCTTGCAAG GTGTCTTCATCTGCTGCTGGTTCACCATCCTTTACCTCCCAAGTCAGAGCACCACAGTCTCCTCCTCTACTGCAAGATTGGACCAGGCCCACTCCGCATCTCAAGAATAG